Proteins from a genomic interval of Zingiber officinale cultivar Zhangliang chromosome 2A, Zo_v1.1, whole genome shotgun sequence:
- the LOC122041563 gene encoding beta-glucosidase 22-like → MMRKEESLSSYFVPCFHSLKQHANFLATLSLLLLLGISQQGCFCSGQVPEPEFTREDFPPDFIFGAGTSAYQMEGAVAEDGRNPSVWDTFTHSGKMFDKSNGDVACDGYHRYKEDAKLAADMGLDSYRFSISWPRLLPNGRGMVNPKGVEYYNNLIDELLKYGIKPHITLYHLDLPQALEDEYEGWLSPKILEDFTAYANVCFREFGDRVTQWTTIVEPNIIAMASYDNAVLPPNRCSNPFGIYNCTVGNSTTEPYIALHNLLLAHASVVKLYKTKYQARQNGVIGLNLYTYWCYPYTNSTLDVRATQRTLDFLLGCILNPLVFGDYPKVMKKIVGSRLPSLTKEQSKLVKGSFDFIGINHYSSMWVQDNSKAFETPLRDFSADFLAKFSFSKDLPPISQILPIGMPVDSAGLQHCLEYIRDVYGNPPVYIEENGYALLTNETIHDVERIDYLSAYIGSLRDAIRNGANVKGYFVWSFMDVFEFLAGYQLQYGLYHVDFVGGTLARRPKLSALWYSKFLNKTDARMNWKAHVSQ, encoded by the exons ATGATGAGGAAGGAAGAAAGCTTATCGAGTTACTTCGTTCCTTGTTTCCACTCGCTGAAACAACATGCCAATTTCCTCGCCACTTTGTCTCTGCTCTTGCTCTTGGGAATTAGCCAGCAAGGTTGCTTTTGTTCAGGGCAGGTGCCCGAGCCAGAGTTCACCAGGGAGGACTTCCCGCCGGACTTCATCTTCGGAGCAGGAACCTCTGCTTATCAG ATGGAAGGTGCAGTAGCAGAGGATGGTAGAAATCCAAGTGTATGGGATACGTTCACTCATTCAG gaAAAATGTTCGACAAAAGCAACGGAGATGTAGCATGCGACGGGTATCATAGATATAAG gaAGATGCCAAGTTGGCTGCCGATATGGGACTTGACTCCTACAGATTCTCCATCTCTTGGCCAAGACTTCTACCAA ATGGGAGAGGAATGGTTAATCCAAAGGGGGTGGAATATTACAACAATCTCATCGATGAGCTTCTGAAATATG GCATCAAACCGCACATCACACTCTACCATCTCGATCTGCCTCAAGCGCTCGAAGATGAGTATGAAGGATGGCTAAGTCCTAAAATACT GGAGGACTTCACGGCTTATGCCAATGTATGCTTTCGCGAATTCGGGGATAGAGTAACTCAATGGACCACTATCGTTGAACCAAACATAATAGCAATGGCATCGTACGACAATGCAGTGCTTCCCCCCAATAGATGTTCCAACCCTTTCGGCATATACAATTGCACCGTTGGTAATTCCACCACCGAACCATACATTGCGCTTCACAACCTCTTGTTGGCACATGCTTCGGTCGTCAAGCTTTACAAAACCAAATACCAA GCCAGACAAAATGGGGTTATAGGGCTGAACTTGTACACTTATTGGTGCTATCCCTATACGAACTCTACATTGGATGTTCGAGCGACTCAAAGAACATTGGATTTCCTCTTAGGATG TATATTGAATCCCTTAGTGTTCGGAGACTACCCGAAGGTGATGAAGAAGATCGTCGGTTCGAGACTTCCTTCCTTAACCAAAGAACAATCGAAGCTAGTGAAAGGTTCATTCGACTTCATTGGCATAAACCATTATAGCTCAATGTGGGTTCAGGATAACTCGAAGGCTTTCGAGACTCCTCTACGCGACTTCAGTGCGGATTTCCTCGCCAAATTTTCAT TTTCAAAAGATTTGCCGCCGATCAGTCAG ATACTTCCTATTGGCATGCCGGTAGACTCTGCAGGTCTACAACACTGCTTGGAGTACATCAGGGATGTTTATGGGAATCCTCCGGTCTACATCGAAGAAAACG GCTATGCTCTCTTGACAAATGAGACAATTCACGACGTCGAAAGGATCGACTACTTGAGCGCTTACATTGGGAGCCTGCGCGATGCGATCAG GAATGGAGCGAACGTGAAGGGGTACTTCGTGTGGTCTTTTATGGATGTGTTCGAGTTTTTGGCAGGGTATCAACTTCAATATGGCCTTTACCATGTGGACTTTGTAGGGGGCACCCTTGCGAGGCGACCGAAACTCTCGGCTCTTTGGTACTCCAAATTCTTGAACAAGACCGACGCGAGAATGAATTGGAAAGCACATGTTTCTCAATAG